Genomic DNA from Dysidea avara chromosome 10, odDysAvar1.4, whole genome shotgun sequence:
GGTGGCCATTTGTCAGCAAAGCTGCAGAGAAATACGAGGAAGTCTCTGGGTGGAAATGTGAAGAAGCGTACACGACAAAATAGATCATCACTGCCTGCTTCACTAAATAGTAGTACAGTTGGATTAGTTGGTGTTCCAAAGGGAAAGATAAAAATGGTGGAAGCAGCAGTTAAAACACACAAACAATTGAAGAGATTGGCTACTCCAATAAGGGAGGAAATACACAAACGTCCCAAGCTGCGTGAAACAAAAAAGAACACTAAAATTAAAAGGCGCTCGATCGGTGAGGACACAACTGATGGTGCGCGTCTATCTGTCAGTGCAGGGAACAAGGCAAACCTTGCTGACACGCGAAGGTCATTTTCATCATCAGCATCTGTGAGTATAGTAAAGGACACACCAGACTTGATGGAGGAAGAAGAAGTTGCAGACAAGGAGTCAGAAATCTACATGTCTCTTCCTACACCACTGAAAACAGCCATCCATGGTGGCATTCCATTACGTCGCACAAAGCCAACATTGTATACACCACTGCGTGAAGACCTTAAGAAAGGAACTGTGTTGCATAAAGTGTACAAAACATTGCCAACACCTGTGCGCAAAGAAATTACCACTAATCCTCCTAAACTGCAAACCACAAGAAAACAATTGTCAACTAAGCTTAGCATTGACGTTCAGACTAAGTCAAAGTTGAAGAAGTCATTGCCTACCCCTATCCGAGAAGAGATAGCAAGTAAACCAAGACTGCATGCCACAAAGAAGTCTTTGCCAACTCCACTGCGGAAAGAAATAGAAAACAGTCCTCCTTTGCGTAAAACAAAGAAGTCATTACCAACTCCACTGCGGAAGGAAATAGAAAGCAGCCCTCCCTTGCGTCCTATTAGAAGAGCAATGCCAACTCCACTTCGAAAAGAAATAGAAAGCAGTCCTCCTTTGCGCAAAACAAAGAAATCATTACCAACTCCACTGCGGAAAGAAATAGAAAGTAGTCCTCCTTTACATCCTACTAGAAGAGCAATGCCAACTCCACTTCGAAAAGAAATAGAAAGCAGTCCTCCTTTACGTCCTACTAGAAGAGCAATGCCAACTCCACTTCGAAAAGAAATAGAAAGCAGTCCTCCCTTACGCAAAACAAAGAAGTCATTACCAACTCCACTGCGAAAAGAAATAGAAAGCAGTCCTCCCTTGCGTCGTACTAAAAGAGCAATGCCAACTCCACTTCGAAAAGAAATAGAAAGCAGTCCTCCTTTGCGCAAAACTAAGAAGTCATTACCAACTCCACTGCAGAAAGAAATAGAAAGCAGCCCTCCTTTGCGTCGTACTAAAAGAGCAATGCCTACTCCACTTCGAAAAGAGATAGAAAGCAGCCCTCCTTTGCATCGTACTACTAAAAGAGCAATGCCAACTCCACTTCGAAAAGAGATAGAAAGCAGTCCTCCCTTGCGTCGTACTAGAAGAGCAATGCCAACTCCACTTCGAAAAGAAATAGAAAGCAGTCCCCCTTTGCGCAAAACAAAGAAGTCGTTACCAACTCCACTGCGGAAAGAAATAGAAAGCAGCCCTCCTTTGCGTCCTACTAGAAGAGCAATGCCAACTCCACTTCGAAAAGAGATAGAAAGCAGCCCTCCTTTGCATCGTACTACTAAAAGAGCAATGCCAACTCCACTTCGAAAGGAGATAGAAAGCAGTCCTCCTTTACGCCGTACTAAAAAAGCGATGCCAACTCCACTGCGGAAAGAAATAGAAAGCAGTCCTCCCTTGCGTCGTACTAGAAGAGCAATGCCAACTCCACTTCGAAAAGAAATAGAAAGCAGCCCTCCTTTGCATCCTACTAGAAGAGCAATGCCAACTCCACTTCGAAAAGAGATAGAAAGCAGTCCTCCTTTGCGTCATACTAAAAGAGCGATGCCTACTCCACTGCGGAAAGAAATAGAAAGCAGTCCTCCTTTGCATAAAACAAAGAAGTCGTTGCCAACTCCACTGCGGAAAGAAATAGAAAGCAGTCCTCCTTTGCGTCGCACAAGAAAGGCAATGCCAACTCCACTTCGCAAAGATATTGAGCATCCCCCTATTCTTAAAAAAGTAGCTGCTAAAAGTGTAACTACCCAAAAGAGAGGTACCAAACGTCGACAAACAAATGATGATGAACTTCCTACTCAGAAGAGAGCTAAAACTGTTTCTGCTAAAGTAAAGGAGTCTGGTTCCGTGAGCTATGAAGGAATGCAGCGATTGTTCAAATTACCGAAAGTAAAACGCACAGTATCACAAGATACCACCTTACAGGGTGTTGAGAGAATGTTCCGTACTCCAAAGGTGCTGAAGTCAGTGTCCATAGAATATGAAGGACTTACTGAGCTGTTTGCCTCTCCAAAATTGCCTCCTGCAATGGCTTCAAAGAAAGTTAAATTTATGTCACCAGTTGCTATGTCAGCTAAAAAGAGACGATCAAATATTTTGGAGGTTCAGGTAGAGCAATGGAGTAGCTCTAGACAGCACACCAGATCACATACTGTTCCTGTGCCACTTACATCCAAAGAACTTTCTAGTGTAAACTTATCCAAGGGAAGAGCATCTAGTGATACTGCACCAACTGTGACAAGAAGTACACGCAGGTCACTTCCTGCTGTGGTGAAAGTGGTCCCTAAAGAGAAAGAAACTACAAAGACCAATAAGCAGACAAAGAAGGACACTACTAAATCACCTGCTACCCCAACAAGGCAAACTAGAGCTTCTCAAGTCTTAAAAGATGTCGATGTCACAGCTACACCTGTAGTTCAGAGAGCCAAAGCAATCCGTGCTATAAAGAAGGCTGTTGAAGAAGCCAGTCCTGCAGAGAAAAGAACCAAAGTAGTTCATGCTGTAAATGAGACTTTGAAAGAAACTGTTGTTGGTCCAGTAGTGAAAAGAACCAGAGCAAGCCGTGCTGCAAAAGAAACAGAAATTGTCACTAGTCCAGCAGAGAAGAAAACAAGGGGGTCTCGTGTTGTAAAAGAAACTATTGCTACAACTCCCTTAAAGGAGATAACCAGGTCAACTCGTGCTACTAAAGAGACTGTAAAAGAACCAGCTCCTAGTCCAGTAGAGAAGAGAACAAGGAGGTCTCATGCTGTGGAAGAACCTGTTGCTATTCCGCAAAGGAAAACAAGGACAACTCATGCTGTGAAGAAAGCCACAAAAGAAATTGTTGTTAGTCCAGCAGAGAAGAAAACCAGAGCAAGCCGTGCTGCAAAACAGGAAGAGGTTGTTGCATCTCCAGTAGTGGAGAAGAGAACAAGAAGATCCCGTGCTGTACAAGAGGTTGCTGTTAATCCTGTAGAGAAGAGAACTAGGTCAACTCGTACTGTGAAGGAGACTGTTGAACCGATCAGTAGTCCAATACAGAAGAAAACAAAATCTTGTGCTGTGAAGGAGGCTGTGGCTAGACCAACACAGAAAAGCACCAGATCAACTCGTGCTGTTAAAGAGGCTGCAGAAGAAACTGTTACTAATTCAACGAGGAGAACCAGGGAAACTCGTACTGCAAAACAAACTGTACAAGAAATTGCAGTTAGCCCCATGGAAAAGAAAACCAGATCAACTCGTACTGTAAAAGAATCTGTCACTAAACCAGAGAGAAAGAACAAGGTTACTCGTGTTGCAAAAGAAACCATAGAAGAAACTGTTTCTAGTTCAGCTCAGAAAATAATGAAGTCTCGTGCTGTACAAGAGGTGATTGTTACTGACAAAAAGAGTACAAGGTCAAGCCGTGCTGCAAAGGAGACAGTTAAAGAAGTCGTCACTAGTTCAGTAGAAAAAAGAGCCAAGAGGTCTCATACTGCAACAGAGACTGTTGTAAGCCCTGTGCTGAAGAGAACCAGGACAGCTCGTGCTGTGAAAGAAACTGTAGCTACCCCAGGAGAGAAGAGAACTAGATCTCGTGCTGTGAAGGATGACAGTGGTCCACCAGCTAAGAGGACCAAGAAGGAAATTGTGAAAGATGATGTAATCTCTAGTATAGTAACTAGAAAGACAAGACAAAGTCAAGTTACTAAGCAGGTAAGTGTGTTAAACTATGTGAAGTGTGTGTCACTTAATTTTATATTTTTACAGACCGGTAAAAAGCAAACTAAGCAATCCCAGAAACTTCAAACTGTTGATCGGCGTTCATCCAGGCTGCGCCGAAAGAAATAAAGATGAAAAAACAGCCggattattttattttatgctATGTGTCTATATAGACTACTATCCTAAATTCTTGTTTATTGACAGTGTACAGTTGTGCACACTTGTATTTTTTTTGTGACGTCCGTATTCCTGTTTGTATACCCTGTTACTAATCCGTATTTTATGACATTTTCAAAATGCTTGTTCATTTTTACAAGACGCCGATCGGGTTTCTGAAGCTCGTCATTTCTAGCAAGGGAGTTAATAAAGTAGAATTTGCGGGCGAAAGTATCGAAGAGAACGAAAAGCCACCCAGTTCAAAGAAGGACTCTACTACAACTCGCTCTGAAGATGAGATATTGGAGAAATGTGTGCAATGGTTAGACAACTACTTCGCGGGAACTTTAGACGATCACGTGAACTCATTACCGCCATTAGACATCCAACACAAGAGCTCGTTCTATCATGAAATATGGAGAACTCTTATGAACACTCAACCTGGGGAAACACTTAGCTACTCGGAGTTGGCTAAGAGAAGTGGTCACCCCGGTACGGCTAGAGCTACAGGCCAAGCTGTTAAAAGTCATCACTTGCCAATATTAATCCCTTGTCACAGAGTTGTGAAGAGCGGTGGTAGAGATATAGGGAATTATAGTGGTGGAGAAGGACCAGTTACTAAACAATGGCTGCTGGATCATGAAAAAACAATGAACAATAAGGACTAAAtttttattcatcaaaaatcTTTTCGCCTGTTACTGTTATTGCAAATTCAACATTTGTTGTTGTGTTCAGTGCCTCTTCAATTCTCTTGTCCAATGTGTCTCTTGTGATAAAGTTTCTGCTACTTTCCTACATGAAAGAATTAACTAACAATTGAAACATGGTGATGACGTGTCTAACTATTTCATCTTTGATAATCTTCAGTTGTTCTTTGAGCTCTTCTTCTCTTATAGCAGTTCTTACTTGATCTCCCCTCCTTCTTTTAGCATCACGAGCTACTTCCTGTTTCTTCAGTTGTTCTTCCCTAAATAACAAATTTATAGTCAAGGATGAGTATTGTGCAGGTGGGCAATAGCATTGATGAAAATGTTGGCAATAATAGGAAACAGAAAAcattgtaatagaacagtcactatatGGTGAAACACATGGTTGGAAATGGTCACTTAACATCATGTATAAATCCCGACTATCAATTTCTAAAATGCAAAGTGGCCATACTacttctcatttcagctgtgtTCCATTACACATCATtgcaaacgaagaacagtatgagaagcgaCTGcacaattaatccagtcacatgAATAAAATTAAAGCACTGAAGTCGTCACACATTACTATGGAtcaacacaaaggaggacaaagggaccatgatgcatgcactgtagctgttGCCGTTGGTGAAAGGCATGGATCAGGCCGAACCGACATTGAACAGTAAAGAAGTCTGTAGCCTTAAGTTAACCATAGTCaggttatgcttggctgaagacaTGAGTTAGGACAATTCAGTTAAtttaaaatgtatatatatattatatatagaaactttttgttggaagggtttgggggtTGCTTTGTAACATtaatgggcttggttatgcttaaccatactaccaagctgtcatgaaggaaaagcgAGGTTAGTGCTTTGGGTAATACTTTTGGGCAAGAAAAAAAAGCCAGCCCAAAACTCCATACTGTAATGAGGTGAGTACAACATAGTTGTGTGGCTAAGTAGGGAGATTGTAGAGgggatttacaaaaaaaaattgcctCCAGTAGTGAGGCTTTTGACTCCAAGCTTTAAGGGGGCAAGCAACTATATCCTATGGCTTccgtgaataaaattatgtgttttatatgaagctgtaaagccaacacagatactgttctccacctgatgaataacatatgttgtagttgagacattgaacttctgtttagtgcaaatctgagtgaaatcctctgaagtatgtacaaattatggcgtggttacaaaacactgtaattttaacactaaaatcgattctcctcctacagctaattgtgaaactccccaaaaattcttgcagtggcttgtaataacattatctttaaaagtatggaaacagatttttaggaatgactactatggcttcaaagAGGAGATAActgtttttcatagaaaatttaAAGAGTTCAACAGCTCAATTGATAAAATACTCCAAAAAattacttccatacttttgttacaaacatacttaggtagcagatgacaaagtttaAGAAGCGTAGAATtaaaactgtgagactagatccaaaatttgtcgaattctcattctttaggtctaaaatactaaactgagtcataaagtcagtacttctaactggagaAGGTGatgtttaattaccacaaataTAACTGATGCAAAAGGGGATGGAAAGCAAGcacagatcaatgaaaaccaagattttgcatgtgaagccataggaattagtagcgtGTCCCCTTAAATTGATAAAAGAGTACAAACATGTGCAGGCTACAGCCCACACATGCTTGTACATGTGAGGTGAATTTCTACTAAATTGGGGGATTGGTAAGGAATTAAACAACTGGCTATGCCCCAGTAGTAGGGCTTTCTCTCTTGTAAATAGTCAAATCCCCTCCTATAGTATGTACGtgggatcctcaaaaacattaatAATCATCTCATTGATGCatgcacatgatcttgaaatttggtacattaTAATTAGTAGCattgcttgacctgctaaaaatacttccaaaatcttttcgttcaaatacctgacacaatatttacagtcaaattcttttcaccatacatttcctatggagatgCCATAAAAATGCAGTTCCATTAAAACCCTTTCCCTAAACTTGTATTGGATCCAAACCACacgtctgttgttgacaccttaattaactgtcaccactaatcatctggttggctaaaaTGTTGAGAAAACAAGAGTTTTCATTTTTTAGCACGATCCAGTTCAACCTGTACATACTATAATCCCAACATAGCCTGTAGGGGCTTAACCTctggcttaacattgataggtgcattagcaCACGCATGCGCCCACATGCTCACCTTAA
This window encodes:
- the LOC136268156 gene encoding serine/arginine repetitive matrix protein 2-like, which gives rise to MAECRLVVIKRNGADLSEQILPPESRWTIGKSVHADIRVRLDGVEDEHGIVRVAKDGKVFVKNLSNHHPLLMNGARFQGEYRAKNGDLLTIIDRVFRFDISKPDIKGNVPQLTSTPDQRRITGSGNRRTSPRSNKSQRRSTPGTVGAASRISTPVPSGSLYKSWRSSLSTNGSSLDKIQEDKEEVDFESFSVQQCLFTEEVAKIPEEAAQSTATKKTQRPTRRTSMRRSVIFGPALSPEYFDKTLPPSTPLKKGALPTFSASFVGDQPPCELEQIQEESFTEAKDSSYSELVGKSKSPQASPATRTKAASPAKKGGHLSAKLQRNTRKSLGGNVKKRTRQNRSSLPASLNSSTVGLVGVPKGKIKMVEAAVKTHKQLKRLATPIREEIHKRPKLRETKKNTKIKRRSIGEDTTDGARLSVSAGNKANLADTRRSFSSSASVSIVKDTPDLMEEEEVADKESEIYMSLPTPLKTAIHGGIPLRRTKPTLYTPLREDLKKGTVLHKVYKTLPTPVRKEITTNPPKLQTTRKQLSTKLSIDVQTKSKLKKSLPTPIREEIASKPRLHATKKSLPTPLRKEIENSPPLRKTKKSLPTPLRKEIESSPPLRPIRRAMPTPLRKEIESSPPLRKTKKSLPTPLRKEIESSPPLHPTRRAMPTPLRKEIESSPPLRPTRRAMPTPLRKEIESSPPLRKTKKSLPTPLRKEIESSPPLRRTKRAMPTPLRKEIESSPPLRKTKKSLPTPLQKEIESSPPLRRTKRAMPTPLRKEIESSPPLHRTTKRAMPTPLRKEIESSPPLRRTRRAMPTPLRKEIESSPPLRKTKKSLPTPLRKEIESSPPLRPTRRAMPTPLRKEIESSPPLHRTTKRAMPTPLRKEIESSPPLRRTKKAMPTPLRKEIESSPPLRRTRRAMPTPLRKEIESSPPLHPTRRAMPTPLRKEIESSPPLRHTKRAMPTPLRKEIESSPPLHKTKKSLPTPLRKEIESSPPLRRTRKAMPTPLRKDIEHPPILKKVAAKSVTTQKRGTKRRQTNDDELPTQKRAKTVSAKVKESGSVSYEGMQRLFKLPKVKRTVSQDTTLQGVERMFRTPKVLKSVSIEYEGLTELFASPKLPPAMASKKVKFMSPVAMSAKKRRSNILEVQVEQWSSSRQHTRSHTVPVPLTSKELSSVNLSKGRASSDTAPTVTRSTRRSLPAVVKVVPKEKETTKTNKQTKKDTTKSPATPTRQTRASQVLKDVDVTATPVVQRAKAIRAIKKAVEEASPAEKRTKVVHAVNETLKETVVGPVVKRTRASRAAKETEIVTSPAEKKTRGSRVVKETIATTPLKEITRSTRATKETVKEPAPSPVEKRTRRSHAVEEPVAIPQRKTRTTHAVKKATKEIVVSPAEKKTRASRAAKQEEVVASPVVEKRTRRSRAVQEVAVNPVEKRTRSTRTVKETVEPISSPIQKKTKSCAVKEAVARPTQKSTRSTRAVKEAAEETVTNSTRRTRETRTAKQTVQEIAVSPMEKKTRSTRTVKESVTKPERKNKVTRVAKETIEETVSSSAQKIMKSRAVQEVIVTDKKSTRSSRAAKETVKEVVTSSVEKRAKRSHTATETVVSPVLKRTRTARAVKETVATPGEKRTRSRAVKDDSGPPAKRTKKEIVKDDVISSIVTRKTRQSQVTKQTGKKQTKQSQKLQTVDRRSSRLRRKK
- the LOC136268167 gene encoding methylated-DNA--protein-cysteine methyltransferase-like, yielding MLVHFYKTPIGFLKLVISSKGVNKVEFAGESIEENEKPPSSKKDSTTTRSEDEILEKCVQWLDNYFAGTLDDHVNSLPPLDIQHKSSFYHEIWRTLMNTQPGETLSYSELAKRSGHPGTARATGQAVKSHHLPILIPCHRVVKSGGRDIGNYSGGEGPVTKQWLLDHEKTMNNKD